A single region of the Nocardioides ochotonae genome encodes:
- a CDS encoding FtsW/RodA/SpoVE family cell cycle protein, with protein MAQQGAIMGFVHRRRRGAELFLLVLALLVGIGAYAAVGIGVQGEVPADIVGYGGWLAALVIVAHLVVRIVAPYADPVLLPLVAALNGLGLAVIHRLDLAAGDTSFARQQLTWMTVGVVLFIITLVVLRDHRVLQRFTYTSGLAAIVLLILPMVPGIGREINGARIWISVGPFSLQPGEIAKVLLVVTFAGYLVLHRDALALAGRRFLFIDLPRGRDLGPILVMWAVSLGVLVLQKDLGSSLLFFGLFLVMLYVATERPGWLVVGGLLFFAGAFVAATIFSHVQTRVDLWVDPFAYYGEGTSDKGRQIVESMFGMAWGGLIGRGFGEGSPWRISYAESDFIMAAIGEELGLTGVLAVLLMFGLIVERALRAALISRDGFGKLLATGLAAVFALQIFVVIGGVTRLIPLTGLTTPFLSYGGSSLVANWAIIALLLRISDQARRPVPDLSAESDDGASDAEATQVVKLS; from the coding sequence ATGGCTCAGCAAGGCGCGATCATGGGCTTCGTGCACCGGCGGCGCCGGGGCGCGGAGCTCTTCCTGCTCGTCCTCGCGCTCCTCGTCGGCATCGGCGCCTACGCCGCGGTCGGCATCGGGGTGCAGGGCGAGGTCCCGGCCGACATCGTCGGGTACGGCGGCTGGCTGGCCGCGCTGGTGATCGTCGCCCACCTCGTCGTCCGCATCGTCGCGCCGTACGCCGACCCGGTGCTGCTGCCGCTGGTGGCGGCGCTCAACGGGCTCGGCCTGGCGGTGATCCACCGCCTCGACCTGGCTGCCGGCGACACCAGCTTCGCGCGCCAGCAGCTGACCTGGATGACGGTCGGCGTGGTGCTGTTCATCATCACCCTGGTGGTGCTGCGCGACCACCGGGTGCTGCAGCGCTTCACCTACACCAGCGGCCTGGCCGCGATCGTGCTGCTGATCCTGCCGATGGTCCCGGGCATCGGCCGCGAGATCAACGGTGCCCGGATCTGGATCAGCGTCGGCCCGTTCAGCCTCCAGCCCGGTGAGATCGCGAAGGTCCTGCTGGTCGTCACCTTCGCCGGCTACCTCGTGCTGCACCGCGACGCGCTCGCGCTGGCCGGGCGCCGCTTTCTCTTCATCGACCTGCCCCGCGGCCGCGACCTCGGCCCGATCCTGGTCATGTGGGCCGTCAGCCTCGGCGTGCTGGTCCTGCAGAAGGACCTCGGCTCCAGCCTGCTGTTCTTCGGGCTCTTCCTGGTGATGCTCTACGTCGCCACCGAACGCCCCGGCTGGCTGGTGGTCGGCGGGCTGCTGTTCTTCGCCGGCGCATTCGTGGCCGCCACGATCTTCAGCCACGTGCAGACCCGTGTCGACCTGTGGGTGGACCCCTTCGCCTACTACGGCGAGGGCACCAGCGACAAGGGCCGCCAGATCGTGGAGTCCATGTTCGGCATGGCCTGGGGCGGGCTGATCGGCCGCGGCTTCGGCGAGGGCAGCCCCTGGCGGATCTCCTACGCCGAGTCCGACTTCATCATGGCCGCGATCGGCGAGGAGCTCGGCCTCACCGGCGTGCTCGCCGTGCTCTTGATGTTCGGCCTGATCGTCGAGCGGGCGCTGCGCGCGGCGCTGATCTCGCGCGACGGCTTCGGCAAGCTGCTGGCCACCGGTCTGGCCGCCGTCTTCGCCCTGCAGATCTTCGTCGTCATCGGCGGCGTGACCCGCCTGATCCCCCTGACCGGACTGACCACACCCTTCCTCTCCTACGGAGGCTCCTCCCTCGTGGCCAACTGGGCGATCATCGCCCTGCTGCTGCGCATCTCCGACCAGGCCCGGCGCCCCGTGCCGGACCTGTCCGCGGAGTCCGACGACGGCGCCTCCGACGCGGAGGCGACCCAGGTGGTGAAGCTGTCGTGA
- a CDS encoding PP2C family protein-serine/threonine phosphatase → MTAATMLRLSYAAVSDVGRVRKDNQDSGYAGPWLLAVCDGVGGAARGDIASSTAISQLRRLDTEPVVESPDDLLGLVSGALHRAHDRINELVDEDASLNGTSTTATVALFDGHRAAFGHVGDSRAYLLRNGELSQLTKDHTFVQSLIDDGRITEAEARVHPHRNLILRALGGPGDTEPDLFLLDLLPGDRLLLCSDGASGVLPDPRLAAVLGDGTPAYAAIELVRVAIEAGSSDNVTCVVADVVADDGSPVVDAEGEELSPMLVGAAAELRRRPGRAPMTGLFRAHRSGDTGELEPVPDLPGDVHAIPADPIDPEQARYAPRPPDRLLWLRRVLVTLMLLGLGWIAAAAAWSWSQHQYFVGEQDGMVVIFRGLNADLPGVSLSEPYETTDVVVDRLPDHLRDQVAAGMAADDRDRARTIVQNLADEMSPAQPGAARTGG, encoded by the coding sequence GTGACGGCCGCCACGATGCTCCGCCTCTCCTACGCCGCCGTCTCCGACGTCGGGCGGGTCCGCAAGGACAACCAGGACTCCGGGTACGCCGGCCCCTGGCTGCTCGCCGTCTGCGACGGCGTCGGCGGGGCGGCGCGCGGCGACATCGCCTCCTCGACCGCGATCAGCCAGCTGCGGCGCCTCGACACCGAGCCGGTCGTGGAGTCCCCCGACGACCTCCTCGGCCTGGTCTCCGGCGCCCTGCACCGCGCCCACGACCGGATCAACGAGCTGGTCGACGAGGACGCCTCGCTCAACGGCACCAGCACCACGGCCACGGTCGCGCTCTTCGACGGCCACCGCGCCGCGTTCGGCCACGTCGGCGACAGCCGCGCCTACCTGCTGCGCAACGGCGAGCTGAGCCAGCTCACCAAGGACCACACGTTCGTCCAGAGCCTCATCGACGACGGTCGGATCACCGAGGCCGAGGCCCGCGTCCACCCCCACCGCAACCTGATCCTGCGCGCCCTGGGCGGCCCCGGGGACACCGAGCCGGACCTGTTCCTGCTCGACCTGCTCCCCGGTGACCGGCTGCTGCTGTGCAGCGACGGTGCCAGCGGCGTGCTCCCCGACCCCCGCCTCGCCGCCGTGCTCGGCGACGGGACCCCGGCGTACGCCGCCATCGAGCTGGTGCGTGTCGCCATCGAGGCCGGCAGCTCCGACAACGTCACCTGCGTGGTCGCCGATGTGGTGGCCGACGACGGTTCCCCGGTCGTCGACGCCGAGGGTGAGGAGCTGAGCCCGATGCTGGTCGGCGCGGCCGCCGAGCTGCGCCGCCGTCCGGGCCGGGCCCCGATGACCGGGCTCTTCCGTGCCCACCGCTCCGGCGACACCGGCGAGCTCGAGCCGGTGCCGGACCTGCCCGGCGACGTGCACGCGATCCCGGCCGACCCGATCGACCCCGAGCAGGCGCGCTACGCCCCGCGTCCCCCGGACCGGCTGCTGTGGCTGCGCCGCGTGCTGGTCACCCTCATGCTGCTGGGACTCGGCTGGATCGCGGCCGCGGCCGCCTGGTCGTGGAGCCAGCACCAGTACTTCGTCGGCGAGCAGGACGGCATGGTCGTGATCTTCCGCGGCCTCAACGCCGACCTGCCCGGCGTCTCCCTCTCCGAGCCCTACGAGACCACCGACGTCGTGGTCGACCGGCTCCCGGACCACCTGCGCGACCAGGTCGCCGCGGGCATGGCCGCCGACGACCGCGACCGGGCCCGCACGATCGTGCAGAACCTCGCCGACGAGATGTCGCCGGCCCAGCCGGGCGCGGCCAGGACGGGCGGCTGA
- a CDS encoding FHA domain-containing protein FhaB/FipA — MSELTLLLVKIAYLAILWIFVLSAVSVIRSDMFGARVPEADRGRGPRPKKERTPKTPSRRRGSPTHVLVVEGANAGEQASLDNAPVLIGRGSDAAIRLDDDYVSTRHARIAASGDQWFVEDLGSTNGTYIGTSRITQPTTLTLGTQVRIGKTILELRK; from the coding sequence TTGTCTGAGCTGACCCTCCTGCTCGTCAAGATCGCCTACCTCGCGATCCTGTGGATCTTCGTCCTCTCGGCCGTGTCCGTCATCCGCTCCGACATGTTCGGCGCCCGGGTGCCCGAGGCCGACCGCGGCCGCGGCCCGCGGCCGAAGAAGGAGCGGACGCCCAAGACGCCCAGCCGCCGGCGCGGCTCGCCCACCCACGTGCTCGTGGTCGAGGGCGCGAACGCCGGCGAGCAGGCCAGCCTCGACAACGCCCCGGTGCTCATCGGGCGCGGCTCCGACGCCGCGATCCGCCTCGACGACGACTACGTCTCCACCCGGCACGCGCGCATCGCCGCCTCCGGCGACCAGTGGTTCGTCGAGGACCTCGGCTCCACCAACGGCACCTACATCGGCACCAGCCGGATCACCCAGCCCACCACGCTCACGCTCGGCACCCAGGTCCGCATCGGCAAGACGATCCTCGAGCTGCGCAAGTGA
- a CDS encoding FhaA domain-containing protein: protein MRGLQRFEQRLEEMISGAFARAFRSAVQPVEIAAALQRECDNNAQILSRERRLVPNDFHVELSGSDLERLAPYDTAMADELVSQVQQHAREQGYSFPGPITLSFQEAEDLTTGRFRVRSQVHAKVTSHSSPTQVRRARALLEVNGTRQPLQPPGVVVGRGTDADVRINDPGVSRRHVEFRVGEDAGRAADLRIEVRDLGSTNGMLVDGQKVPRARLHDGSVVKIGTTTLTVRVVEEDHVV from the coding sequence GTGCGTGGGTTGCAGCGCTTCGAGCAGCGCCTGGAAGAGATGATCTCCGGCGCGTTCGCCCGTGCCTTCCGCTCCGCGGTGCAGCCGGTGGAGATCGCCGCCGCGCTCCAGCGCGAGTGCGACAACAACGCCCAGATCCTCTCCCGCGAGCGGCGACTGGTCCCGAACGACTTCCACGTCGAGCTCTCCGGCTCCGACCTGGAGCGGCTCGCGCCGTACGACACCGCGATGGCCGACGAGCTGGTCTCCCAGGTGCAGCAGCACGCCCGCGAGCAGGGCTACTCCTTCCCCGGGCCGATCACGCTGTCCTTCCAGGAGGCCGAGGACCTGACCACTGGCCGCTTCCGGGTCCGCAGCCAGGTGCATGCCAAGGTCACCTCCCACTCCTCCCCCACGCAGGTACGCCGGGCCCGCGCGCTGCTCGAGGTCAACGGCACCCGCCAGCCACTCCAGCCGCCCGGTGTCGTGGTCGGCCGCGGCACCGACGCGGACGTCCGGATCAACGACCCCGGCGTGAGCCGGCGCCACGTGGAGTTCCGCGTCGGCGAGGACGCCGGGCGCGCCGCTGACCTGCGCATCGAGGTCCGTGACCTCGGCTCCACCAACGGCATGCTGGTCGACGGGCAGAAGGTGCCCCGCGCCCGACTTCACGACGGCTCGGTCGTGAAGATCGGCACCACCACCCTCACCGTGCGGGTGGTCGAGGAGGACCACGTTGTCTGA
- a CDS encoding MBL fold metallo-hydrolase — MRGSEERLRLTWLGHSTVVIDLAGSRLLADPLLRTHNNLLRRRGVRPRPEQWADPDAVLLSHLHLDHAELRSLRMVAGVPVLTGSRNAAWVRSQGLLGQGAEEWTDVGAVQVRLVPAVHHGRPMPHRPNEAHGHLVRAGTTTLWVAGDTALYDEMADLPALAGTERLDVAIVPIGGWGPRLSANHMGPAQAAQACAATGARYGLPVHWGTLHPPLVGRFGDWFERPLPAFEAEVAAVAPDCRVIRLGHGESWSPGGDGDT, encoded by the coding sequence GTGCGCGGTTCCGAGGAACGGCTGAGGCTCACCTGGCTGGGCCACTCGACGGTGGTGATCGACCTGGCGGGGTCGCGACTGCTGGCCGATCCCCTGCTGCGGACCCACAACAACCTCCTGCGCCGCCGGGGGGTGCGGCCGCGCCCGGAGCAGTGGGCCGATCCCGACGCGGTGCTCCTCTCCCACCTGCACCTCGACCATGCCGAGCTCCGCTCGCTGCGGATGGTCGCGGGGGTCCCGGTCCTGACCGGCAGTCGCAACGCGGCCTGGGTGCGCAGCCAGGGCCTGCTCGGCCAGGGGGCGGAGGAGTGGACCGACGTGGGCGCCGTGCAGGTCCGGCTGGTCCCCGCCGTCCACCACGGCCGGCCGATGCCGCACCGTCCCAACGAGGCCCACGGGCACCTGGTGCGCGCGGGCACGACGACCTTGTGGGTGGCCGGGGACACCGCGTTGTACGACGAGATGGCCGACCTGCCTGCGCTGGCCGGGACCGAGCGGCTGGACGTGGCGATCGTCCCGATCGGCGGGTGGGGCCCCCGGCTGTCGGCCAACCACATGGGGCCGGCGCAGGCCGCGCAGGCGTGCGCCGCGACCGGGGCGCGCTACGGCCTGCCGGTGCACTGGGGCACCCTGCACCCGCCCCTGGTGGGGAGGTTCGGCGACTGGTTCGAGCGCCCCCTGCCCGCCTTCGAGGCGGAGGTCGCGGCCGTGGCGCCGGACTGTCGGGTGATCCGGCTCGGGCACGGGGAGAGCTGGTCACCCGGAGGTGACGGCGACACCTGA
- a CDS encoding phage holin family protein — protein sequence MASDAPASRRARQRGRGWFTLADLGRLLATWLVSTGILWAAARLLPDLEASSLLSLAGVSVVSGIVGFVVRPLLVEVSVRLGWLTVLPLAFFGQGIVMHIAMLLVPGITATWTAAFVTSWLCAAGVTIVAYLLTAGTDESVTTAIARRGRTVQPPDPEVDGLLVVQLDGVPFPVLSWAVRAGGVPTIRRWVTSGDYQLREWTPQLPCTTPASQLGLLHGTVAGIPGFRWYDRELGRVLVANRPADARLIEERASNGRGLLCEDGVSISNLFSGDAENAMLTMSRASARLGSPQTRRALAWFMLTPTGFARSLTRTVGEVAKERWQARAQVRYELVPRIRRNWTFALLRALTNVLLRDLNTALIAEEMQRGRKVIYVDYVDYDEVAHHAGLFRHESLAALEGLDRVLAQLELLAEQAARRYRLVVVSDHGQSQGQPFRDRYDLELSTLCTELMDEGVHGYEEADEGWGRAHALVLDIGEEGVAGKLAAPARRRVDQIDSADTERNVGGRAADRALVLGSGNLGLFYVPGQTRQSLDDLTARWPRLLPGLCEHPGVGFVAGIDEHGVPWAYGDGGRVDLASGTVTGTDPLARYGEHARRVLLRAVLDPKAPDLYLNSSVDEQTSDIAAFEELVGAHGGLGGWQDSAVLLAPQDLATSVPERVEGADQLHQVLLGFLRQSGQRLETGAPESGVAVTSG from the coding sequence ATGGCGAGCGACGCACCGGCCTCCAGGCGGGCGCGCCAACGAGGCCGCGGCTGGTTCACCCTCGCCGACCTCGGGCGGCTGCTCGCCACCTGGCTGGTCTCCACCGGCATCCTGTGGGCGGCCGCCAGGCTGCTGCCCGACCTCGAGGCCTCCTCGCTGCTGAGCCTGGCCGGGGTCTCGGTGGTCAGCGGCATCGTCGGCTTCGTGGTGCGGCCGCTCCTGGTGGAGGTCAGTGTCCGCCTGGGCTGGCTGACGGTGCTCCCCCTGGCCTTCTTCGGCCAGGGCATCGTCATGCACATCGCGATGCTGCTCGTCCCGGGGATCACCGCGACCTGGACGGCCGCCTTCGTGACGAGCTGGCTCTGCGCCGCCGGTGTCACGATCGTGGCCTACCTCCTCACCGCCGGCACCGATGAGTCGGTCACCACTGCGATCGCCCGTCGTGGCCGCACGGTCCAGCCCCCCGACCCTGAGGTCGACGGCCTCCTCGTCGTCCAGCTCGACGGGGTGCCGTTCCCGGTGCTGAGCTGGGCGGTGCGCGCCGGCGGGGTCCCGACGATCCGCCGGTGGGTGACCTCGGGGGACTACCAGCTCCGTGAATGGACCCCACAGCTTCCCTGCACCACCCCGGCCAGCCAGCTCGGCCTGCTCCACGGCACCGTGGCCGGCATCCCGGGCTTCCGGTGGTACGACCGCGAGCTGGGCCGGGTCCTGGTCGCCAACCGCCCCGCGGACGCGCGCCTCATCGAGGAGCGGGCGAGCAACGGCCGGGGCCTGCTCTGCGAGGACGGGGTGTCGATCTCGAACCTGTTCTCCGGAGACGCCGAGAACGCGATGCTGACGATGAGCCGGGCGAGTGCCCGGCTCGGCTCTCCCCAGACGAGGCGGGCCCTGGCCTGGTTCATGCTCACCCCGACGGGCTTCGCCCGCAGCCTCACCCGCACCGTCGGCGAGGTGGCGAAGGAGCGCTGGCAGGCACGCGCCCAGGTGCGCTACGAGCTGGTGCCACGCATACGCCGCAACTGGACCTTCGCGCTGCTGCGGGCCCTGACCAACGTCCTGCTGCGCGACCTGAACACCGCACTGATCGCCGAGGAGATGCAGCGTGGGCGCAAGGTGATCTACGTCGACTACGTCGACTACGACGAGGTCGCGCACCACGCCGGCCTCTTCCGGCACGAGTCGCTGGCCGCCCTCGAAGGCCTGGACCGGGTGCTCGCCCAGCTGGAGCTGCTCGCCGAGCAGGCGGCCCGGCGCTACCGCCTCGTCGTCGTCTCCGACCACGGTCAGTCCCAGGGGCAGCCGTTCAGGGACCGCTACGACCTGGAGCTCTCGACCCTCTGCACCGAGCTGATGGACGAGGGCGTCCACGGCTACGAGGAGGCCGACGAGGGCTGGGGCCGGGCGCACGCACTGGTCCTGGACATCGGGGAGGAGGGGGTCGCGGGCAAGCTCGCGGCTCCGGCCCGCCGCCGGGTCGACCAGATCGACTCGGCCGACACGGAGCGGAACGTCGGCGGCCGCGCTGCCGACCGCGCCCTCGTCCTCGGCTCGGGCAACCTGGGGCTGTTCTACGTGCCGGGCCAGACCCGTCAGAGCCTGGACGACCTGACGGCCCGCTGGCCGCGGCTGCTTCCCGGGCTGTGCGAGCACCCCGGCGTGGGGTTCGTCGCCGGGATCGACGAGCACGGTGTCCCCTGGGCCTACGGGGACGGGGGCCGGGTCGACCTGGCCTCGGGCACGGTCACCGGCACCGACCCCCTGGCCCGGTACGGCGAGCACGCCAGGCGGGTGCTGCTCCGCGCGGTGCTGGACCCGAAGGCGCCCGACCTCTATCTCAACAGCTCCGTGGACGAGCAGACCTCCGACATCGCGGCCTTCGAGGAGCTGGTCGGGGCGCACGGCGGCCTGGGCGGATGGCAGGACAGCGCGGTCCTCCTGGCGCCGCAGGACCTCGCCACCTCGGTGCCGGAGCGCGTGGAGGGCGCCGACCAGCTGCACCAGGTGCTGCTGGGGTTCCTCCGGCAGTCCGGCCAGCGTCTCGAGACCGGGGCGCCCGAGTCAGGTGTCGCCGTCACCTCCGGGTGA
- a CDS encoding LolA-like protein — MTYKRRTRLAAAVAGAVMLTATAACGGDEESKDSSGGSSSEASENGFADKPIKEIQDAALTDMKALESVRMAGDITTDGTKMSLDLRLTTSGDCTGSISSDGAKAEIIGLGEESYLKGSKEFWTQSAGPGGEQQAEALIGLIGDKWAKVPGGGFTEICDLDAFLDNLDEGDDADAEKEKGEVVGETEIDGTPAVEIVSEEDGEETTVWIGSEEDKHYILKMEVVGGDEPGQFTFSEFNEPLDVQAPAKDEVVDLGAAG, encoded by the coding sequence GTGACGTACAAGAGGCGTACCCGTCTGGCCGCAGCCGTGGCCGGGGCCGTGATGCTCACTGCCACGGCCGCCTGCGGCGGTGACGAGGAGTCGAAGGACTCGTCCGGGGGCTCGTCGTCGGAGGCCTCGGAGAACGGCTTCGCCGACAAGCCGATCAAGGAGATCCAGGACGCCGCGCTCACCGACATGAAGGCGCTCGAGTCGGTCCGGATGGCCGGTGACATCACCACCGACGGCACCAAGATGTCGCTGGACCTGCGGCTCACCACCTCCGGTGACTGCACCGGCAGCATCTCCAGCGACGGCGCCAAGGCCGAGATCATCGGGCTGGGCGAGGAGTCCTACCTCAAGGGCTCCAAGGAGTTCTGGACCCAGAGCGCGGGCCCCGGCGGCGAGCAGCAGGCCGAGGCCCTCATCGGCCTGATCGGTGACAAGTGGGCGAAGGTCCCCGGCGGCGGCTTCACCGAGATCTGCGACCTCGACGCCTTCCTCGACAACCTCGACGAGGGCGACGACGCCGACGCCGAGAAGGAGAAGGGCGAGGTCGTCGGCGAGACCGAGATCGACGGCACCCCCGCGGTCGAGATCGTCTCCGAGGAGGACGGCGAGGAGACCACCGTCTGGATCGGCAGCGAGGAGGACAAGCACTACATCCTCAAGATGGAGGTCGTGGGCGGCGACGAGCCCGGCCAGTTCACGTTCTCGGAGTTCAACGAGCCCCTCGACGTGCAGGCCCCCGCCAAGGACGAGGTCGTCGACCTCGGCGCCGCCGGCTGA
- a CDS encoding DUF3592 domain-containing protein: MPSSSDPRRTRRGRGALLLLLVLVLVNLPTLIGVWNRLEVERSGEDVAARVVQTRPSDSGVLVSFAYPASSGIDDDTAYAVEVDRETGARATETGTLTVRVRPENPATYVVDGQVRDRSAVVLPLVLNGLVLLIALLLWRVRGRMRPELVLRADSDLEPGEDAPLLERVAGLEYVVQGRVASVSAGEDGEVLLEVADRRVRVLLDGHANPVEVGGDARVQGLMVG; the protein is encoded by the coding sequence ATGCCGTCCTCGAGCGACCCACGCCGTACCCGACGGGGCCGCGGGGCGCTGCTCCTGCTGCTCGTCCTGGTGCTGGTGAACCTCCCGACGCTGATCGGCGTGTGGAACCGCCTGGAGGTGGAGCGCTCGGGAGAGGACGTCGCCGCGCGGGTCGTGCAGACCCGCCCCTCGGACTCCGGGGTGCTGGTGAGCTTCGCCTACCCCGCGAGCAGCGGGATCGACGACGACACCGCCTACGCCGTCGAGGTGGACCGCGAGACCGGTGCGCGCGCCACCGAGACCGGCACGCTGACCGTCCGGGTGCGCCCCGAGAACCCCGCGACGTACGTCGTGGACGGGCAGGTCCGCGACCGCTCGGCGGTGGTGCTGCCGCTGGTCCTCAACGGCCTGGTGCTGCTGATCGCGCTGCTGCTGTGGCGGGTGCGCGGGCGGATGCGTCCGGAGCTGGTGCTGCGCGCCGACAGTGACCTGGAGCCCGGCGAGGACGCGCCGCTGCTGGAGCGGGTCGCGGGACTGGAGTACGTCGTGCAGGGCCGGGTCGCCTCGGTGTCGGCCGGGGAGGACGGCGAGGTGCTGCTGGAGGTCGCCGACCGGCGGGTGCGGGTGCTGCTCGACGGGCACGCGAACCCGGTGGAGGTCGGCGGCGACGCCCGGGTGCAGGGACTCATGGTCGGCTGA
- a CDS encoding glutathione peroxidase: MHTLADFSARSIEGQDIDLADYLGQVVLVVNTASKCGLTPQFEGLQSLYDRFGEQGFTVLGFPCDQFRDQELDDDAEIAGFCQRNYGVSFPMFSKIDVNGEDAHPLYRWLRTEQKGVLSDRIKWNFTKFLLDRDGKVVARYSPTTKPEKIAADIERALAAPRG, encoded by the coding sequence ATGCACACGCTCGCCGACTTCTCCGCACGGTCCATCGAGGGCCAGGACATCGATCTCGCGGACTACCTCGGCCAGGTCGTCCTGGTCGTCAACACGGCCTCGAAGTGCGGGCTGACCCCGCAGTTCGAAGGTCTCCAGTCGCTCTACGACCGGTTCGGCGAGCAGGGCTTCACCGTGCTGGGCTTCCCGTGCGACCAGTTCCGCGACCAGGAGCTCGACGACGACGCGGAGATCGCGGGCTTCTGCCAGCGCAACTACGGCGTCAGCTTCCCGATGTTCTCCAAGATCGACGTCAACGGCGAGGACGCGCACCCGCTGTACCGCTGGCTGCGCACGGAGCAGAAGGGCGTGCTCAGCGACCGGATCAAGTGGAACTTCACCAAGTTCCTGCTCGACCGGGACGGCAAGGTCGTGGCCCGCTACTCACCGACCACCAAGCCGGAGAAGATCGCCGCGGACATCGAGCGCGCGCTGGCGGCCCCGCGCGGCTGA